The window TGTCCCTCCTAGTAAACTGAAGTCAAAGGCTGGAAAAAGCAGAAGGATGTTTGCATCTGGAGGCAACTGATGTCCGATCAGTAAGGGTGCGTAGTTGCACATGCGGCTGCATTCATTGTACTCTAGCGTGAAGCTGTTGCTTAACATGAGTGGAGCCATCGCCAGTAAGAAGCTGCCAGCCCAGGACAAGAGAATTAGGAACAGGGTGCGATGCCTTGTCACAAGAGTGTCTTTATGCAGTGGACGCAGGATTGCCACGCTGCGCTCCACTGTCATCAGAAAGATGGTACTAATTGAGACAAAAGTGCATCCAGCGAAAACTGGACCTATCAGCATGCAGGGTTGCCAAGGTCCTGATCCACCCTCCAGTGAGGCTGTTGAAATGCCCTGGTACCACAGCGGTGGAGTGCTGGTCACCATCAGAGAGATTTCAGTGTATACAGAAAATGGCACCACCAAGACTCCAACCATCATGTCAGCGAAGGCCAGAGACACTGCAAGACAAATATAAAGTACAGCAAATTGCTCAGAATTCGCCAAACCTTTTCTTTGCATTAGAGGTATGCATTCTTGCTGGTAATAATTGAGTGCTGCACAGGATAAATTTGGAAAAGTGTGGTTGTGGGAGGAGGAAAGTATGATTACAGTGCTGATTACATTGATTATGTtttgaacaaaggtcttatggctATGGAATGACATGAGAATAGTTTACTCCAAAATTTTCGTTTTGgagtaaactatccctttaagatatATTTTGATGGAATCTGGCAGCTCTCTAACCCTGCATGGACAGTAACGCAAATATCACATTCAAAGCCCAGAAAGGACATCatggttcaaccttaattttatgaagctacttGTTTGGACCTTGACTGTGGtaattgcattgctgtctatgcattGTCAGAAAGATCTATATGTATAAAGGTTTAAAGGTACAGTTTCACCATAAATTCCGTCATTAATTAGTCACCCTTGTGTTGTTTAAACCATGCAATATCTCTGTTCATTTTTGGAATACAAATTAAGAGATGGAATCTTATTTTTGATGGAATCctagagctctctgacccttcCAGAGACATCAATGATCCTAACATgatcaaggtccagaaacatagcaaggagAACGGTAAAATAATCCAAGtggcatcagtggttcaatcgtAATTTTACAATGCTATAAGAATATTTTTAGTTCGGAAAATAATAGCTTGTCTTCTCCACATCACCCtggtgccattttggagagtatacACTGAACGCAAGCAGCATATGCTGTCCTGTGTCAGCAAAAAATGTTCTTGTAGCTCCGTCAAATTagggttgaaccactgatgtcacatggattattttagagatgtccttgctatgtttctggGCCTTGATCGAGTAAGGACACTTGTCCGAGAGCTTACGGGATGAATCAAAAATACCCTATTatgtgtttggaacaacatgagggtgatcTATCCTTTCAACATTTCTAGTTAAATTTCTGAGAAAAAGAGAACAGAGATACATTTGCGTATCATTCTGAACTTATTCCATATTTGAAGTAATTGTCGTCACCTTTGAGGTAGCCCTGCGGTGTTCGAGAATGCCGGGTCTGCATGAAAACCGTAAGCGTCACCACATTTCCCACCACAATGGCAAAGGCCAGGCTAACCATGAACATGACTGCCAGTGTTCGGTTTAGTAGTCCACAGCAGCGGACTGTGCAAAGAGGTGCCAGCGTTTGTCCTGCACCTAGAGATTCACTTGTTGTTTGATTAGCTATCTCCATTATCCCAAGCTGAGGTCCTGGTTATCCGAGTACACTAAAGATGGCCAATAGTGAAGCCTTAGAACAATCTTCATGCCTCTGTCAGGCAGTGATATGTAAAGAAGTCAAGTTGGGTGCTTCTTTTGTTAGCCGTGGATAGCAACCCTGTAAAAGAGCAGAGAAAACAATCTGCATGGTTTGTATAGTTCAACATAATCAAGGCAACATAAACACACTGTAATCAAAGCTTGTACTACACTTGTTTTTGCATGATGATAACAAGCATGTGCATATGCATACAAATCAGTCTCTGATATTACGTAGAATTGGTAAGGGCAAATATAAAGAGGAAGAATATTCAGAAGACGGATTGCCAAACATATTTAACAATCAATTAAAGATAATAATGTCTTAATAGTCTCGttaatttatacttattttaaattaagtatGGTACTGTCATAATTGAATTAACAGTAGGTAGCTTATACTGACaagtatacaaaaaaatgtaggaGCATTTGGCCAATGCTTGttcttaatataattaatattagtagGTTTTCTACATATGCTTGGCTTGTTTTTTATACAGTAGCCTAATGGgtgcatttttatacatattgaCCTTTTTGCGGTAGTACTGCATTATGTTTTGCATACAATCTTGTTAGAAAGATACTACAATTTGGACACATGGGGAATAAGGtcatttttagcaaatgtattttaaaaatgattttttttttcgtacaaGAACAAAAACGCTGATAGAGACAATGAATTTTGCAGTGTTTCCTGTGATACACTTTTCAATACCATGCATGAATAGataaagtgaaagaaaaattatgaataaagacttaaaaaaaagggTGTAAAAATCCCTCCACTGTTGTTATGagacattaaatgtaatcaatggAAAAAATGTGTCCCAAGAGCTATTAAAGATGTTTGCATACAGTATTGCTGTTGGTTTAAAATGCTTGGCAAACTCCtaaattaagttattaattTGAGAATTGCAATGCGAATAGTATAAATACAAAGAACAGAAATTCAGGACAAACTTTAAATGCTGGCTTGTTTTGATACCATTTATGTTGTCTTCTATTTTTAGGTAATGTGGCTTTGGCTGGATTGTTTCtggaaaatgcagaaatacatgaacctaaataaaaacctatgaatatataacatttagaaAGGTGTTTGCGGTCATGATGGCAGTCATGCCATCTGTTCGGGTCTTATAATTCTTGCAGCATCTCTTCAAATAGAACCCTGACATTAGCCGTGACTGCTTTCAGTGCTTTTAAACAAGCAGAACCCTACTGAGAGTCAGACTTCAGCTCTCAGCGTACTAAAGGAAATTTAGCATGATAAATATTATgtgaacattaaaatagaaagctcTGCTGGGGCTTTTTGGCAGTTATGACAGCGTCTCAGCTAGACACCAACACACACAGCCAaactcatacacactcactctctttctctcagtatCTGTCAAAAAGTTTTACATCTTTTACTACAAATGCATTTAGCAGGAAGTAGGCCAGGGTTTCTTCTAATGAATCCACCCAGGACATTGCATTTGCAGTGTGTAATTCATTATGAATTAGATCTGTTAGATCAGAATCAAACGTAAAACTTCGATTGTGGTTTGTTTCACATCGCATTTGGTGACAATAATCTGCTGAAACTCTAATATGTCTTTGTTTCCAAACCTAATAATATGcctttgttattaaaataaaaaagtatggCAATCAATAACATACTAATCTAATAAGTATGTAACATGCAacagtttttgaaaaaataagaaataaagcgATATTTAGAGAAAAATTCAGGAATGCTTGTTATTAGCGACACCAGTGGCTGTAAAGTGAATTGCAACTTATGCTCGCATATACTATACACACAGAGctataacatacttttttttggtttttgctatttgcacttaataCACTTGTggaaatacatacaaaaaaatacatatagcaCAAAAATAGTAACTGAGACTTTATTTTTCTCAATACTTTTCTGATcgattaaatatataagtaatataagtAAATGAACATTTCTTGTCATAAACATGTAATTCTGTCTTCAATgcgtcttaaaataaaatgtcttacaAACAACATAGCTGTTCACCTTCAGGGTGGGACCGTGCTTGCGGTGCCTTCAATTGCTGCCTTTATAGACAGCTTACTAGGTTTTGGAATAGACTGTGTTGAATGTGACTCTGAATTGTGAAGGATAAACTACATTCACCCTAGATTTTCTGGATCTTTTTGTTTCGTTGCATGATCTGCATCATTTATTAAGCGAATCGGAGCAGATAGTGCTTACAAATAAACTGCGCATTCAGCAGGTGCAATTAATTCATCCTTCTTTTCCTATTCATTCAGTTTCTAATTCATTTCGGTATTTCCTTTTCCAAGTGAACACTTAACCTAATAAGAGTTTAGCATCGCTCTCCAACCGCTTATTACTTACAGCcgtaaaaaaaatctgaaacatatTTAGCAATTAGGACTGTCAATCATATTGTATgcaattatacataaataatctatagctcaagagacattgctttgaacaaaattttaaaacggcatcaaatgcatgttttaaagaaaaccgtCCCATGATGCATTGCAACAAGTGAAAATTGattataaacatacatttctttcaataatataaaagtatcCTGATAGGGCTGATTCTAAttaatgtgtgcatgtatacTATGCTTATTGGAGTATTGTGTTGTTAGCTTAGCAGTATGCTAATATCAAACTCTTCATACTAGCAAATTAAAAATCAGTTGCGAACTGAACTTCAGTGTGATCTTtccaaataaagtgtgacctttGAAGGGGTTAGGTAGACAGACAGCAAAGCAGCTAGGTTTTGGAGCACTCTTTcagcaaaacacattaaatattgtgCATAATTTAAGTGAGTGATGGTGGAAGTGAACTGTAAACAGTATTCTTTAGGATGTCGTGTGCAGCAGTAGATTATTATGGATGACCCTATAGTTCCAGACAGACTAGGTCCAGCCCCTGTGTCCGGGGCTAGAGTAGACAGTCAACTGGAATAATGGAGTGACCAGTGCTGGACCCTGAAGCCCTGAGGGTCCTGTAATTCTCATAGActcggtgtgtgtttgtgtgcgcgcgtgtgtgtgtctgtttatgtgtgtctgtcttAATCTTTCTGTCCAGCCTTTAATCTTTTAGCCCAATTCAACTtgtttgcgttttttttttcactttcaatcCACCTCACTTTAGTTTCAATTTAGTTTACTGGTAAATGTGTAATGCACTGCTTTCAAGAGTTTGTTTTTGAGAAGATATTTCATACCATAGACTAACAGTTATTAAAGTTGACCCTAATTATGATTGGTCAACTGCAAATGGTGGATTTTATTCTCAGTAGTTatgaaaaaagaacagaaaaggtCACACTGAATATTGTAATAGTTTATGTcatatgttaataaaaagcatatttccTCATTTGAGTAAATTGTtagttgaaatgaaatatattttagaaagtgAAATTTTATACTCATTCTCggacttttttcctttttcttttacattttatcattattatgcaTGCAGATTTAATGTTGATGTAATGTTGTAACTGAATACTTGTACGCAACAAAAAATTAAGAAACGTGTCTTGTGCaataacatacatacacacacacacacacttatttacaataattattgttttcatctacagcaataattttgatttaatgctCTTACCTGTATGTTCTATTCCTGAAAACTGTCTTGAGCAGCAAAAGAACAAGATAATACCCACTGTCAAGCGTCTTCTTGCTTCTTTTTCCAGTCAGGATCTACAATAAAGTCCGATTTGATTCTAGATTAATAAGTCTCCCATTAGAAAACAGGcaactctctcacacaaacatggAAGAGCAAGATCACCTCTATTTGTAGCTTTTGAAATGATCTCTATCAGAGCTCTGTCCTCCCCCAATTTTCTTACATCCCCTCCTTTGTCTCGCTGTCCATGTTTTCCTCCCACTCTATATATTGCAGCTTCTCACTCCTTGTTGACCTAGTCTGtctaaaactctctctctctctctctctctctctctctctctctctctctctctctctctctctctctctctctctctctctctgtctctctctctctctctcaaacacagcTGCAAGCTCAAGCATTACAGCTACATATGCATTCcactctcctcctcctctcattGCGTTATTCTCTCACAGTAGTCCATTTGCTATGAAACGGCCACTTTCACCAACCTCAGAAAAGCTGATGTGAATCAGTGGATCCTGACTACCTTTAGCCTTGCACAGTTTTTAcccattgtattttttctgcACCAAGGCCACTGCCTCATTCAATCTCTctttaccatgttttttttccgcGTCAttcataataaacacacacacgagcatAAATACACCTACAAAAAACCtatagatattattattttgtatttttatttcttacatttaaatataatttaaatgtaaaatttaatttaaataaaatgtatatttttatactattgACTTTTTTAAATGGATATGCATATCATTAGTGGCTTAATCACCAGATGAGGTTATATTGTTTATGAAGGCCTTCATCTTCACACTTTTTTCTGAATGCCTCAAGCCttcttaataaaatgcatataaacacttgtatatgtaatattttttaaatacctttactgtaatatatgtacatttcaagtgttttttttctacttggTCTCATGTTAttaacgtaccttggtgcactttatAGAGAGCcatgaaatatgtaccaataagtacatcagtgcagtttccaaaggaaatgaacactagaggcagtaagaCTCATTATATTCCTTTTCataaattttgtttaataaagctTAATATTTGCACATTTACTTGAAGAATCATGTTATGacatcaaaacaatattaatatgtttggaGATTTGCAAACTGGTACTTTTTAACGTTAGCATCACATATATCCATCCTCATGTGTTTTCATAGATGCTAAGTTTACTCAGTACATCACGTGATACGGCGTTcggcttaataaaaataaataataaaaagctccAGTTCGATTTCTGTGTAAAgcggtttgacaaaacagtctgcgtaaaatgctgttaaaatggCATGGTTACATCAAAATATGATCgcaatttaattatgtttttgagatggtaaaatacagttttacatatgctagaaacatggcttttcaaaggaaagattgctatcaaacagcacacctaggttccgaTAATCaacacctctgtttttcagaatttagcagtaAGAAattatattcagtttttatataGACTATACGTTCCATTTGTTTCCCAATTTAGTgtgaaagaaatatagaaattccacaaagaaatatagagcggcgtatcatcagcatagcagtgaaagctgaCACCATGTCACCTGATAATACCTCCCATGTAAAGCATGAAATGTAAcggccctagtactgagccttgaggtactctaTATTGAATTTCAGTGTgttacctcctcatttactttAAGTGTTCTAGTAACATATTAaaagaagagaataaaataataggAGCGTTTAAAGTGGCTTATTGGAACACTAGTGTACAAATGTTTTTCCTACCATATGCCAAGCTAATAACATTGTCAGCATCATTCCTgcttttaacagtattttacagaATTCTGGCTAAAAATGCAGTTATATTACGGGTCTTTGGCATGAATTGTATTCAGGATGGAGCGCTCTGGAAACGAGGGAAAACCACCACTCTCTGACTTTTACTAAGCTAGGTTCACTTTCTCTCCCCTCTCCTCTCACATACTCTGGTGCGaatatgacctcaaggttagactATTGTAACGCCCAATAGGGTGATTGTCCTGCATGCttgttaaaaatgtcaaatatgttaaaggattgttaggctgtaTTATTTAGATCAGCCAGAaccgctaatattagtctgtttctttcttattctgtatccagatcagatggtagatcagcaccaagagatgtcTACAGCCCTGACTGTCAGTAGAGACGAGAACACCTAGATGAAATCACAGgaatcagaacacacacacacttaaatacaaCTTTAAATCCTTTACACAATCTAACATAGCTGAGTTTAAAATTGGATTGAAAATTAAGTGCTGATTTGTTTAGGAGTTCTcccaaagtatttttttctccattcggTCAAGAAgaagttttggttccttgccgctgttgcctctggcttgctcaGTTCAGCacacttcatttctagtgaTTTTTGGCAATTTGATTACAAAGATCTCATTGAAACTGAACTGATCTAGACAATGACGGCTTTGCATTCattaatgaaatgcctttagcttaatcttgtcattatacattacttaCACTCTATTCTCCGAATTTGatgctgttcagtgctttggcaCAATATGTCTAGTGTatataaagcactatataatGTGATTGATTGATCTGCCACAGCTGCCCAGGCATGATCCTCCTGCCACCACTGGGCCTCAGGCCACGGTTTACCATATAATCGGAGAGGGACCCAGATTTGTGGGAATCTTATCTTTTTTAGGAGATGGCGAGGACAGCATCACTCCTTCTCCCATCACAAGCTCAAGATGTTGAAGCAGAAGTACATCATCAGATGCATCCAGCCCCTGGACTGATTTGCAGAAGTCAACCTTACTTTCATGTCTTGATTCTTCCTTGACACAGGCTGTTCCTATGGTTTGCATTTGAGGGTCAGGCATGGCAGTACAGGGTCCTCTGTTTTAACTGTCCCTAAGGAGGAGAGCACTCGTTATATAAAGGGGGCATCAGGATCCTCAACTGTCTTGGTGACTGGTATTTGATCGATCATAGCCCAGTCACGAGAGCAGGGTGAGATCACAGATACCTGGAGCTCCAGCAGTTGGGGCTTTGGGTCAACCTGGAGAAGAGCTAACTGTCCCCTTTGCATGCCTTCCTGCAGGCCAGAGTTCTCTTAGAACAATGCCTCCAGTGCGGGCTGTGTCTCTGCACACAACGGGAATGGAGTCTCAGGGCTCTGGACAAGGCCTTGACTGCTTTGGCACATCATCTGCCTAGAGTTGTTGGCCTTCTATCTGGCCTTGTGGCATTTCCAGCCACTGCTGCAAGACATGCTCTTGTTGGTCTGCACTGACAACACTGTGGCTGTCTCAAAGATCAACCAACAGGGAGCTCAATGATCATGTCACATGTCACAGCTCTCCCGTCATCTCTTTCTCTGCAGTCAGATGTGGCTCAAGGGGAGATCAATCCTGCAGACTACAAACTCTCATAACAACCCACAATCCCCAGAGAATAGCAACTCCATCCTGAGATGATCTTACTGATCAGGAGTCAGTTCGAGGAAGCCTAGGTATATCTGGTTACTTCCCACAGGTCTCCCCACTACCAGCTATATTACTCCAAACTCCAAACAATATCGCACCTTCACCCAGATCTCTCAGACCTATACATGTTGCTCCTGGATGGGATGCAGAAGACTTAAGTTATCTGCCAAGTGGAGTCTGCTTGTAAACTGGTGTTCTTCTCATCCAAAAGACCACTGAAGATGCATGATGGAAGTAGTGCTTTCTTTCCTGCAAGTATGATTGGAGAATCGTCACCCTTCACCTTAAAAGTGTATGTGACTACTATTGCAGCACATCACATTGCAGTGGATCGtcaggttcctgaggggtgCCAAAAGTTTAAAAGTTCCTAGGCCACCGCTGGTGCCATCCTGGAATCTCTCTACCATCCTGGCTGGCCTTCAGAGGAATCTGaagggtaagtgattaatgacaagtttaattttggggtggtgTATCCCTTTAAGTGTTCAGAGTGAAACgaagcatgtgtgtttttatttagttgagTGTATTTTATACATCAGGCTTCTATGGCTCATGCTATGATATAGATCACTATGGAGCACACACTcacaaaggcaaaaaaaaaactttttgcacCTTGGTGCAGTTGTTAATATTTGCGTGTATGTTACGTGAGAGTTCTGAGAGTCAGTGCTATGTCatttaatctgtgtgtgtgtgtctaatagAATATGTAAACAGAATCAGAAAgttgtgcatatttaaatttaatccTCGGAGAGTACCTCCTGCAGGACCAGATGATTTGCATGTCTGAGTAAGTGAAAAGCAACTTAAAATGCACTAACATTATTCTctaaagattaaatgaaaagtaCTAACTGACTAGGCCAAACATTAATATCATGAATGATTAACAACCTCTCCTCTCTGGAATCAAATTGCATTTAgcatctgaaaataaatgtgtacaggactggaaaaaaatatgtcaGAATGTGCCAGTAACCCTATTAGGACTAGGCGTATGTGTACTTTCTGTTCTCCTGTTGGCAAAATGTATGAACACATTCTGCCAATCCCCAAAATAAATACTGGTCAAAAACATTCACGCTGGTAAGCACCTAATGGGATTACACAATGGGTGCATTTCCCCAGCTCTGTCATTGAGGCCATATCTTCGTTCTTTGataaattttcacattttaaagtaaagctAGGAGTCTTTGaggtacttttatttatttatcaaattaagattaattacatttcggaatattaataaagtattatgAACCTAAATGTTATGTTGCCCATCACTGATGATAGCATAACTTGAAATAAAGaattgtaacctttttttatgattttcataattcaattaatttatgaTTAAGTAAGGCCTTTAACTGAAAGGTTATATTTTGAGTTTGGCTGCAGGCTAATGACAGAAGATATGACCCACTTCCATCTCTAATACACTTGTGAGATGGCATAGCCTACCGCATGTCATTAATAGTTCattacattcaaaacatttccGTTATCTGTCCTAATCTCCCTGACCATTACACTACTACACTAGCACTGCAGGGTGTCATGCAAGTAATTAGCGAGTACTTATTAAAAACTGCTCATGTGGAATTGAAACAAGTCCATTTCAGTCGTCTCCGTCCAGGCTGAAAATGAgagcaaacacatttttacctACTTTTAGTATTAAAACGGACTCTCGTTGCACTACAGTTTCTGACTTGAGGAATATTACATTTccgaatacattttaaaaaactaactttGTTAACATTGATGCACTTAGACGCAATGTACTAACAAAagttaataaatgctataaaaataatattgctcATAGTTAGTTAATTGTTAATTACTGCATtaactaaacttaacaaatGAGACTTATCTAGGGTTGCCAGAAAATATAATCTGTGTTCATGTTTTGTTGATTCTCAAGACTGCATTTTACCACATTCTTTAGTAAGTTTGCCCTTGGCTTTAATAAAATGGgccaaacaaaatataaataaaatgatgatgaAGAGAATTATTTCAGTTAGCCTTTTGTATTATACTTGTTTAGAGTAAATCAAATGCATTCATACATCCATAGTGTTCCTTGAGTATTCTTCAACTTC is drawn from Puntigrus tetrazona isolate hp1 chromosome 7, ASM1883169v1, whole genome shotgun sequence and contains these coding sequences:
- the LOC122348224 gene encoding trace amine-associated receptor 13c-like, translating into MEIANQTTSESLGAGQTLAPLCTVRCCGLLNRTLAVMFMVSLAFAIVVGNVVTLTVFMQTRHSRTPQGYLKVSLAFADMMVGVLVVPFSVYTEISLMVTSTPPLWYQGISTASLEGGSGPWQPCMLIGPVFAGCTFVSISTIFLMTVERSVAILRPLHKDTLVTRHRTLFLILLSWAGSFLLAMAPLMLSNSFTLEYNECSRMCNYAPLLIGHQLPPDANILLLFPAFDFSLLGGTLAVNILSFTSIRRYSRKRKLLSEGSLGTDAGAGGCPHRPSFSDIKAAKTIGILTFAFTASFSPIAVFVLGNVVGYTWCNFSFFAFWILTSNSCCNVIIYSVRDHRFRKGLTLLFQRDRAQPHPEKS